One Ardenticatenales bacterium DNA segment encodes these proteins:
- a CDS encoding isoamylase early set domain-containing protein: MLQKRFFKTKDECEVTFQFTPEDADQVVLVCEQNGWNPIPMTQNKAGAFRAKVRLPKGGEYQFRYLVDGVSWYNDEAADAYRPNEHGGDNGVVFTYSN; encoded by the coding sequence ATGCTGCAAAAACGATTCTTCAAGACCAAGGACGAATGCGAAGTCACCTTCCAATTTACGCCGGAAGACGCGGACCAGGTCGTCCTCGTCTGCGAACAAAACGGCTGGAATCCCATCCCCATGACCCAGAACAAGGCCGGGGCGTTCCGCGCCAAAGTCCGTCTGCCCAAGGGCGGCGAATACCAGTTCCGCTACCTGGTTGATGGCGTTTCCTGGTACAACGACGAAGCCGCCGATGCCTACCGTCCTAACGAGCATGGCGGCGACAACGGCGTCGTCTTCACCTATAGTAACTAA